The genomic window GCCACCACACGGTCACGGTAGATGCCAGCACCCTCCCCAGTGGTGTGTACTTCTATAGACTCGAAGCGGGCACGTTCACTGCTCTCCGCAAGGCCGCGCTCCTCAAGTAGCCGGGAACACGAAGAGAGAATTTGGCACCAGGCGCCCGCGTGGCGCCTGGTGCCGCTTTGCCCCACCGCCGTAAATTCTTCTTGACACAGAGGAGAAATTTTCGCACATTTTTGTAGCGGCGTCACCACGGGTGAGGGAAGGACACCGATTCTCCCAAGAGGTGACCCTGAGCATCCGCGACTCATCGTTCCCGGTCTGCCCAGTGCGCCCATTATCCTGTCGCGCATGCGCCAAAGTCTGACCTCTCTCGAGTGCTCCGCTCGACAGACGCCGGCACCTTTCCCAGCTCCGAGACCTGCGCAATGAGCGAGGAACTCTTCCTCCGCCTCCTCGACGAAGATGATTGCCAGGCGTGGCAGTTCTTCGTCACCACCTACTCGCGGTTTGTCCTGCGGATTGTCGGTCACTTTGTCACCGACTATGACGACAAGATGGATGCGTTCCTTTTTGTGTGTCAAGGGCTGGCTGCCAACCGCCTGAAACGCCTCAAGGGGTTCAGAAAGGACCCCGACGTTCCCTGCAAGTTCACCACCTGGCTCGTCCCGGTGGTCCGCAATTTGGTCATCGATTGGTTCCGGCACAAGAGGGGGCGGAAGCGCCTCAGCAAGGCGGTGGCCGCGCTTCCTCCGCCGGCGCAGTGGGTCTTCAGGTACTGCTTTCAGCTCGGGTACGCTCCGGCAGAGGCCTTCGAGCTCATTCGGCAACGCCACGCACCCACTGTGCGCTTTGACGAAGTACGGGCTGCCATAGGTCAAATCCGAGAGGCGCTTGGCGGGAGCAGAGTGTGGGAAGTTCTACAGGCATCCCAACGAGGCGCCCCCATGCTGCCAGCCGAAAGTGGCGTGGGCGAAGAAGAACGGGCGGGTGTGGAGCTAACTGACGGACAGCCTCCCCCCGACGCTCAGGCGGACAGAGAGCAGCTGCGCGCGGTGTTACACCGCCTGATTGAGGAACTCCCTCCGCAGGAAAAATTGCTCCTCCGCCTGCGGTTCGACGAGGGGCTCTCGCCAGCCGAGATTGCTGGGCTCCTCCGGTATCCGCATGTACGGGTTGTTTACCAAGGGATTAGGCAAGCCGTACACCATCTGCGCGTACGACTGCGCAAGGAGGGGTGGAAATCTGATGACTTTGCTGCTCTGACACAAGAAACGCCACCCTAATTCTTTGGTTCTGTCCGTTCAATACATTTGCAAAGCGGTTAGTTGGCTAACAGAGGAAGGTAACAGCCCATGCCTCACTTGACGATACATCAGCTCCTGGAGTTGCAGGAGCTGGGTGGGAGCAAAGCCTTGGCAACCGAGGCCGCAGAGCACCTTCAACGGTGTGGTCGATGTCGAGAGCTCTACCTTCTTCTGAATGCGATCGCCACACAATGGTCAAGAAGCGACCGGAGAGAGTTTCTGCAGGCCGGCCGAACTTGTTTGAAAGAGGCCGAAGTCGCCTCCTACTTGGAGGGCGAAAGCGAGTCCCAACGCCACGCCGTGGAAGAGCACTTGCTTTCGTGCCGGCGCTGCCTGCATGCGGTGCTCGATTCGTACCGATTGCTCCACGCGCCGGCGAGCGGCGAACCGGAAGAGGTGCCTGTCTGGGCGCTTCGGAAAGCACAGGCGATGGTGCGCCCCAAGTTTGGTCAACGACTACGACACCTCCTCGCGGGCTGGCGTGGAGCATTCACGAACGTGCCGGTCGGGTGGCGATGGGCTGGAGCTGCGGCAACCCTGATCGCGCTAGTCGCATTGACCAGCGTGCTCGGCCCCCTGTCGCCCAAGCAGATTGCACGCCGCGGACAAGTGGCAAGTGGACAATTGAAGCTTTATGCGCCACGGTCCACCGCATGGGTGCAGCCAGAAGAGCTCCGCTTTCGATGGCAAGCGATATCGAAAGCGCGAGAGTATCGAGTCGTGGTCTTGGACGCAATAGGCGACACCACATGGACCGTGCTGAGCACGCGTGCGGAGGCGGTGCCACCTCCTGGGATGGTGGAGTTTCGGGTCGGCGCGACGTATTTCTGGACCGTGGAGGCACACCTTGAGGACGGTTCTGCCGTTTCTTCCGGGCTCGGTTGTTTTGGCATAACGTCGAAGTAGTTGGCTGAGGGGCACCCATGTGGCGATGCGGGCCTGCATCGCTCCTGTTGCTGCTCACGGCTCTCGGCTGGAGCCAGGGCATAGAGCAGGGATTCGTGGAGGACTTTGCTGGGCGGCGATTGGGGCCTGCCTGGCATGTCATCCGATGGACAGGGTCACCGTGGTCCTACCATGTGCCGTCACAGTTCTCCCTGACTGAGCACCCAGGACATCTCCGTTTTCGGCTGGGCGCCATGGTGATGGATTCACCCCAACCTTCTTTCGCTGGCTATTGGTACTACCCTTCTCTTTCACTCCGGCGCCGCATTCACGGCACTTCCTGGGGTTGTTTGATCAAGGTCACCTACTTCTTACCCCTGGCGAACATGCGCGAGTTCTACACTGACATCCGCTTTGGGTCGCCAGACCACCCTGGTCTCTTGTTGCGCTTCCTACGCAGCCGCGACATTGAGCCGCAGTTCGACGTCCACACGGTGACCATTTCCGGCGCTGAGCAGTCCCTTCAGGCCTCCATATTGCACGCGGAGGATCGCTGGGACAGGGAGGTTTTTACCTACTACTATCGGGTGGTGCGAGAAGATAGGACACTGACCGTGCAATGGAGCGCCGACGGGAGCTCCTACGCTACCGCTCTGGTCTTCACCATGGCTTCGGAGCTGACAAGGGAACAGTGGATATCGATAAGCGGTTCGGCCTGGTTCACGCCTTCCGGCTCTTACGCCGACTATGACTACGTGGCGGTGGTGCCAGCGGGCCAGCTATACTCCTCGGAGGTGGCACTGCCCGAACAGGTGGTCTGCGCGGAGGAACCACGTCTTGGCACTCGGACACACACCTCTATTAGCACGCGCCTTGCGCACCTCGAGCGGTTGGTCAAAGAAACCGAGGAGGTGACGCCGCACCTCATCGATGATGAATTCAAAGCTCGTTTTGTGGCGAGCAGAATGTGGGTTTATGAACAGGTTATGGCGGTCCTATGGGAGCTTCACCAGCGCTACCCACACAAGGGCTATCAGCGAGAGGCCTTCCGGTATGCGGAGCGGGCAAAAGCTCGTGCCTTCTTGCAACTTCTGGCCGAAGGCAAAGTGCACGCGCACGACGAGGTATCCTCCGGCCTGACAGCCCGTCAGCACCAATTGCTGGAACGCCTTGCAGAATTGGAGGAGCGTCTTTCCAGAAAGGACCTTTCCGAGGGCCACAAACGCAGCGCCGCACAGGAACTTTCCCAAACGATTGCCGGACTGGGTAATCTGCGCAGTGAGCTCGCGCATGAGAATCCCCGCTACGCCCAACTCCTGTATCCTGAACCATTACCCATGGACGCCCTCCAGGGGGACCTGCCCGAGCGTGCGGTCTTTCTCCAATTCTTCCTCGGCGACCAACGTTCCTACCTTTGGGCAGTCACGCGCGATACAGTATTGATGTACGCACTGCCTTCCCGCGGTGACATCGAGCGGCACGCGGCGTTTTACGTCGACCTGCTATCGGCAACGCCTCCTATTGCGAGTTGGGCAGAGGCAGGGCACCACCTCTTCTGCGAGCTTTTCGGACAGCTCCCGCGCGAAATGCTGCGAGAGAGGCACCTCATCATTGCGCCGGACGGGGTACTCAACTACCTTCCCTTTGGCGCACTGCTGATTCAGACGCCGGACTACTTTCTTGCCAATGACTGTGCCATCTCCTATGCTCCCTCCGCTTCAGCCCGGCACATGCTGCGCCAATGGTACGACGAGCGCCCTGGCAGCTGGCAATACCAGATTGTCGCTTTGGGGGACCCGGAGCTCCCGCGCCAGACCTGGGAGTCTGCCTCCTCGTTCAACCTCAAGAGGCTCAAGCACGCGCGTCACGAGGTGAAACGGGTTGCCAGACTTTTCCCGCAGCACACGGCTTTGGCGAGAGTGGGGCACGATGCTAACGAGAGCTTTGCCAAAGGCCAGCAAGTCCGCCATGCACGATTCGTTCACTTTGCTACCCATTCCGTGCTGGACGAAACGGTGCTTTGCCGCTCGGGTCTGCTGCTTGCGCCGGACAAGGAGGCCGGCGAGGACGGCCACCTGCGCATGAGCGAGGTCTTTGACTTGCGGCTTGACGCAGAGCTGGTGGTTCTCTCGGCGTGCCAGACGGCGCGCGGCCGACTGTTCCGCGGCGAAGGGGTCCGTGGCTTGACAAGCGCCTTTCTCTACGCCGGGGCATCCTCCGTGCTTGTAAGCCTCTGGAACGTGGACGATCGCTCCACCCAGAGGCTGATGGAGGCTTTCTACCGCCATCTAGCCCAAGGAGTGACCAAGGCCGATGCCCTCCACAGGGCCCAGACGGAACTGCGGCGGGACAAGGCCTATGCCCACCCCTTCTACTGGGCCCCCTTTGTCTTGATCGGCGACGAGCGATAGGGAACACTCGCGCAGTGAAAAGGGCAGCCGGATCTCCCGCTGCCCTTTTCTTTTTGCGCAAATTTTCTGCGTTTGTCCGTTTTATCAGTCTGGAAGCACACACAACCGGTTAGCAAGAAGGAGCACAAGATGAACCACCGCCATGGTTCCCTATCCGTCTCCGCGGTGCTCGTACTTTTCATCGTCGCGTGGGTGCTCCTCATTGTGAGCACCTCTCGCGCACAAGTGACAAGCACCGTAACGGTACCCGGCGATGCCTCCTTCCGGTCTTACGGGTATGGTGGGTTATTTTGCGGACCGGGTGGGGCACCTGTGGACGTGGGTCTCAATCTCAGTGGTCTCGACACCTGTATGGTCGCGATATCCGCCAGTGGCTCAGTGGTGGCTGCAGGGCAAGCCTCCCACAATCCGGACGGAATGATCCTCAGCGGCACCTACCGAGCGGCGGGGGGCGTCACCTATGGCCCAGGGAGCTGCGTGCCCGGCAGCAAAGCAGCGCGGGGTCTCCCGGTTCCCTCTGGGTGTTTTGGCAGCCTGATAGGCCTGTTTGTCGGTGAGAAACTTGAAGCCCTTGGGAGACCCTTTCAAGTGGGCTCGTCGGCCGAGCTCTCCATCCCAAAGGGGGCACGGCGGCTGCTCCTTGCCGTTAATGACGACGGCTACTGTGACAATGGAGGGGCCTTTCAGGTCACCGCTCAGCTGCAAGCGAGAGAACTGCTCTTTTCACCCTTGGGAATGCTGCGCGCCATCACGGGGCAGGTGTGGCTCAGCGGTTTCGGAGCCATGAGCGGAACGCCCGCCTACCACAAGGACAGAATCGCAACCGGGGCGAATGGCTCTGCACAAGCCGATCTCTCCAATGGCTACCAGGTCCGTACGGCAAGTTCCACTGACTTCACCTTAGAGATCTCTGCCTCGGCAGCATGTGAGCTCCAAACGCGTGGAAAAATGAACAAAGGGGAGGGGTTCTTCAAGAGATTGAAGAGGCTCCTCCGCCCGCCAAGCAAGTTTGAGATCCACACGCCTACTTGCGTCTTGGGGGTGAGAGGCACGGCCTTTAGCGTCTCGGTGGACTCGACTGGCCCCAGCACGGTGGTCACCGTGTTCGAGGATACCGTGGACATCCTCAGCTCAAGTGACGGCGAAGTGCTTGCTACCTTATGGGCCACCGGCGACGGTCATTGCCAGCGGGCAGTCATCGACAGTGCAGGCGTAGTCCATGGCCCCGTGTGGGTCGATGGCGACAGCGCCGACTACTCCTTTCCCCCATACCAGGAGGTACCACCCGACACGCTTCCGCCCGAACTCTTCGGACTCACGGACCAAATCCTGCCAGGAGGGACGATCAGGCTCGGCGGTAGGGTGCGTGACGACCTTGCTCCTGCCTGTCGTGTCTATGTCACGGCGCGGCCGGGGAGATACGAGAACGTGCTCCAGCCGGTGGCTCTGACCGGCCCTAACGAACTCGGCGAGTTCAGCCTTGAGGTCACCCTCATGGATGGCAGCCGACCGGCGTCCGTCCTCTTGGCGATCTCAGATCCAGCCCACAACGTCGCCTGGCACGATCTCCAGGTCCCATTAGCCCGACACACGTGGTTCGTGGACAGCGCCAACGTCTCCGGCATAGAGGATGGTTCCGCTGAGCACCCATTCAACACTGTCCAGGAGGGGATCAACGCCGCCGGCCTCGGCGACACTGTGCGGGTCGCCGCGGGCACTTACCGCGAGCACCTCGAGGTAGGCTGGGACAGCGATGTGACGCTTGTTGGGGCCGGCCCCAGCCGGACCGTCGTCTGGCCTCAGACCTACGCGGGGGCCGCGTTGAGGGTTGGCGAGCAATCCAAGGTCGCGGTGCAAGGGATGGCCTTTCACGGGGCCGATTGCGCTATTGACCTCGGGAAGAAAGCTGGCTTGCGCCTCGAGAACTTTCTGATAGAGTACTGCAGGCGCGGTTTGAACACCTCGGGTATTGATGCAGAAATCGACGCGCGGAGAGGGAGAATCTCCCACTGCCAGATCGGCGTACACGGCGGCGAACATCTTCCAATCCGGCTCACCAACATACTCTTCGAACGCATTGGACTGGACCATGCTGGCGACGCAGGGGTCGTCGCTGACGGAACGGTGGAGATTGTCAACTGCACCTTTGGGGAACACTACGGGGAGGACTATTCTGTGCCGGCAATTGAGATTCTTAATGGACCAGTCACTATCCGCAACACCATCATCTGGAATTGCGGCTGGGCAGTGAAAGGGAAAACAGAGGAGTGTCAAGTTGAGTACTCGTGCTTCGGCGGTTTGGAGCATGTCCCGGGTGCTTACTACAGAGATTGCTCCCAAGGCGGCACAAATCTCCCTTATGGCACAAACCCGCTGTTTGTCGCTCCTCACTATCCCGACTATGATTATCACCTGCTCCCCACCAGTCCTTGCATCGATGCCGGCGATCCGAGTGACGACTACTCCCTGGAACCGGAGCCAAATGGCGGGCGCATTGATATGGGCGCCTACGGCAATACAGCCGAGGCCACACCGAGCGGTTTGGGTGCTGTACTCTTTTTGCCGGACACTTCTGTTCAGTCTGGGGCATCCATTGGCATCCCAGTCACTGTTTCCACGGACTCCTCCATTGCATTGGCTCAATTCGTAATCGACTTCGACTCTGCATGCGTGGCCTTCGTAGGCGCACAAGTGGGAGCCGACGCTCCTGGATTTGCGGTGAGTTCGGTCAATGACAATTTGCCGTTTGCGCCCGAGGGATATGGGCCGCTCAACAAGAACGTGCTCGTGCAGATTTCAGGCGGCGGCGCTGCATGCTTCTCTGGCTCAGAAAAGCGCGTCGTTCTTCTTCAGTTCACCGTGCTGGGAGCACCAGGATGGATGACCTGGCTCCGCTTTGACACGAGGCCCTCCCACTGCTTCCTGACTACCTCGAACCTGAAGGACATAGGCGCAGGAAACATCCGTTTCCGGCACGGCTCCGTTTCTGTGCTGAATGAGTACGCCATTTCCGGGCAGGTATCCTACTGTACTTCCGCCAGGCCCGTGCCACAAGCGCAGGTGCTGCTCGATGGTCAGGTCGTGGCAACCACGGACTATGCGGGCAACTACCTCATCCCGACACTGCTCGCGGGCACCTACTCTCTTAATGTTCAGAAACATGGCGACCTGCGCGGTGCCATATCTGGAGCCGACGCACTGGCCTTGTTACGACATCTTGCTTTCTTGCCGCCCCCTTTGAACCAGTGCCAGCTGCGCGCCGGAGACCTCACGGGGGACGGAAACATCTCTGGAGCCGACGCCATCGCATTGCTGCGGTACCTGGCCTTCTTCACCACTGGCACCGGCCGCGCGGGCATCTGGGTTTTCGAACCTGATGCGGCTCTTGTTTCGGGCCCGCCAGACACACGACAGGAGTTTGTGGCCAATCTTCTGGGGGACGTAACCCAGAATTGGGCCTCCTCGCCCACAGGCCTGGAGCGAATCAGCCCCCTGGCATCCGAAACGTCCCTTCCCACTGAAAGTGAAAACGTGGGCGCGCAGTGGACCACTAAAGCGAAGGTGATTTTGCCAGACACAACCATCGTGCCTGGCTCGAAGGTAGCCCTGCCGATTCTTGTGACCACCGATTCGGTCATCGCCCTCGCTCAGTTTGTTATCAACTACGACTCCACGGCCATAAGAGTCGACAGCGTGCGCGTAGGGCGCAACGCCGCAAACTTTTTCCTGCGCTCGAACACTTCCTTGCCTTTTTCTGCTTCGTTCCCCAATGGCAAGAACCTCCTGGTGCAAGTCTGGTCAGCAGACCCCTCGCAAGGCTTCACCGGCGACAGCGCCGAAGTAGCCTTGCTTCATATTTCCGGCATAGGAACTGCAGAACAATGGTCCCCTCTGGTGATTGATTCTGAACCAGAGCGCACCTTTCTGACGACACCAAACCTCTATGACATAAGAGCCGCCGAGATACTGTTCATCCCGGGTCGGGTGAGCCTTCCCGTTGAGCTGATCTCCTTTCAGGCACAATTTGAGCACAATCGAGTGCGCCTGAACTGGATCGCCGCCGCAGAGCACGGCGCGTTCGCCTACGAGGTTGAACGGAGCCGTGACAACGTCACTTTCGTCACAATCGGTCGGGTAAATGCTCAGCCATCCGGGCGAGAAGCAACGAGCTACGAGTTCGTCGACTTCGCCGCCGCCTCTGGCGTGACGTACTACCGCCTCAAGCAGTTACATCAAGACGGAACGATGAGCTATTCGGCGCCTATCCGGGTTGATATCCCTGCGCCTCGTGCTTTCCAGCTCCACCAGAACTACCCGAACCCGTTCAACATGGAGACGACTATTCGCTATGAACTCGCCAGGCGAACGCGCATCGTGCTGATAGTCAGCGATCCCCTGGGGCGTGAGGTGCGGCGGCTGGTGCAAGATAGCCACGAGCCAGGCTACTACAGCGCTGTGTGGGATGGGAGAGACGATTTCGGGCGCGATTTGCCGAGTGGTGTCTACTTCCTCCGGCTGTCAGGAGAAGGCTTTGCGCCAATGGTGAGAAAGGCAGCACTTATCAAGTGAGCAGCGACGCAGCGTCTGCGTCTCCGAGAGTCTCACGTGTCGCCGACGCCCGAGCTTGCGTCCTGGCAGGCCTTACGGCACCAGAAAATTGACCGAGCAGCATGTCCAAGCCAATAGCATGGCCCCGGGAGGCAACCGTCGGTACCATGCATGCAGGGGCGTGAATAAATCATGGAGGTTCTGGGATGAAATCCGCATTTTCCTTTGCGGCACTGCTCGTGTGGTTTGTCGCGAGCACAGCATGGGGACAAGTTCCACAGACCATTAGCTATCAGGGTGTGCTCACCGATGCCAGCGGAGCCGCCGTGGCCGACGGTAACTACAACTTAAGTTTTGCCCTCTACGATGTGGCTAATGACGGCACCCCGCTGTGGTCAGAGACGCAGTCGGTCGCCGTCAGCAAGGGGATCTTTAGCGCTATCCTTGGCAGGGTGAATCCACTCGCGTTGCCATTCGATCGGCCCTACTGGCTAGGGGTGACCGTGAACGGCGGCTCCGAGTTAATTCCGCGCATTGAAGTGACTTCCTCTGCGTACAGCCTCAACGCCCGGACAGTGGCAGACAGCGCGGTAACCGCCACCAAAATCGCCAATGGAGTCGTGGTGAGAAGCATCAACGGTCTCACCGAGGACGTGACGCTCGCTGAAGGTGCCAACATCACCATCACCCCTGCCGGGAAGACGCTGACCATTGCCGCGGCAGGGGGCCCTGGCGGCGACATTACCGGCGTTATTGCGGGAGCCGGTCTGGAAGGGGGCGGGACCTCGGGCGATGTCAGCCTGGCGATTGCCACTGGGGGCGTTATCACCCCCATGATTCAGAACGGTGCGGTCACCTCAGAAAAGCTTGCCGAAGGCGCGGTCAGCTCGGCCAAGCTTGCAGATGGGGCGGTGACGAGTGGCAAGATCGCCGACTCGCAGGTCGTCAAGAGCATCAACTGGTTGCGAGACGATGTGGTCTTGGCGGGCGGGGCCAATGTCACGATTACCGCGAGCGCGGACACGCTCACCATCGCGGCGGCCACTGCCGGCGGGGACATCACGGCAGTCAATCCGGGAGCAGGCCTGGAGGGAGGGGGCACCTCCGGTGACGTTACCCTGGGCATTGCCGACGGTGGAGTGAGTGCGGCAAAGATTGCCAACGAGGCGGTCACCGCCGCCAAAATTGCTCCCGCTCAAATCGCAGACCTGCACATCTCGCCAGAGGCTGGCATTGCGCAATCCAAGATTTCCAACGCGGTGCGCACCATTGATGCGGACATGGTCGACGGTAAACACGCGGCAGAGTTTCTGGGTACCGCAAACGACTTTGGCCGCTCAGGGGTGGCAACCGATCTCTACGAAGGCACGACAAAGTTGAGCGACAAGTACGTCAACGAGGGGCAGGCCAACGCCATAACTACAGGGATGATTCAGGACAACGCTGTCACAGGCGGGAAGATCGCGGCCGGCCAGGTGGTGAAGAGCCTCAACTCCTTGAAAGACGACGTGGCGCTGGTCGCCGGAGACAATGTGACCATCACGCCTTCCGGCAACACACTCACCATTTCGGCTGCGGGCGGCACTGCGGGTAACACCCTCGACCAGGCCTATGACCAGGGCGGGCCGGGGGCCGGGCGCACGATTACCGCTGACGCCGGCCCGGTGAATATCGCCGGACCGGATGGTTTGACGGTCAACGGCCCTGTGGGCATTGGGTTGACCAATCCCGGCGCAAAACTCCATGTTGCTGGCGGAAATGTCTACTTGGAGAACGACCTTAACCTCTGCTGGAGAAACGCCGCAGGTACAGCCTTCCCCCGCATCCTGGAACTCAATGCTTCTGATGCGGTGCTGGTGGGAAACAGCAGCGCCACAGGCGGGATGCAGCTCCAGAGCGGTGACGACATTCAGCTCGTCAGCGGGGCGAGCACCCTCATGCACCTGGAGAAAACCACTGGCTATGTGGGCATCGGCACGATCACTCCCGCGCAGAAGCTGGACGTGGCCGGCACTGCACAAATGACCGGCTTCAAGATGCCCACCGGCGCAGCCGCCGGGCGGGTGCTGACTTCGGACGCCTCCGGCGTGGGTACCTGGCAGGCGCCGCCAGCGGGTATTGGAGGCGGTGGGACTGCGAACTATCTTTCCAAATTCACCGGTGCAACCACCCTCGGGAATTCGGGTATTTTCGAGAGTGCAGCAGGCAAAATCGGCATAGGCACGACCGCGCCTTCAGCGAAGTTGGAGGCCGTAGGCAGCATGCGCGTTCTACCGGGCACCGGGACCTACTATCCCACTACGGGCAAGGGCTTGGAACTCAGCTACTCTGAGAGTACAGACATCGGCACTCTAGCGGCCTATGATCGCAGCACATCGGCCTACAAACGCCTTTGGCTAAGGGGAAATCCGACGATTATCAACTATGGCGGACCCGGCCAGAACGTTGGCATCGGCCTCGTCACCGACCCTACCGAGAGGTTGGAAGTAGATGGAACCGTAAAGATGACCGGCTTCAAGATGCCCACCGGTGCAGCGAACGGCTACGTACTGACCTCGGACGCATCAGGGGTCGGAACATGGCAAGCACCGGCCGCCGGCATAGGAGGCTCCGGTTCGGCCAACTATATCCCGAAGTTTACGGCCACGTCGACTCTTGGCAACTCAGTGGTATATGAAACCGGGGGCAGGGTGGGCATAGGGACCACGACTCCAAGTGCGAAGCTGGATGCAGTGGGTAGCATCAGAGTACTTCCCGGCACAGGAACGTACTATCCGACCTCAGGAAAAGGCCTGGAGATGGGTTACTCCTCTGCGACTGACATGGCCAGCATCTCGGCATACGACCGTGGCACCAGCAGCTACAAGACACTATGGATTCGAGGCGGGCCGACAGTGATAAACTACGGTACGGGCAGCAATGTAGGGATAGGCTTGGTACTAAACCCAGCTAACATTCTCACGATTGAACAAAACTCCTCCACCGATCCCATCGCCGACGCCTGGACAACCTACAGCTCAAGAAGGTGGAAGACGAATATCAGGCCACTCGAAGGAGCCTTGGCGAAAGTCCAGCGGCTGCGCGGTGTGGCGTTTGATTGGAAGGCCGACGGCAAGCACGACATTGGGCTGGTGGCCGAGGAGGTGGGCGAAGTAGTTCCAGAGGTCGTGGCGTACGAAGACAACGGCAAAGATGCCAAATCGGTCGACTATGCCCGCCTGGTGGCGGTGTTGATCGAAGCAATCAAGGAACAGCAGGCGCAGATCGACCAACTCAAAGCACAACTCAACGCGCTCACCGGGGTCAAGTAGACAGGAAAGAAACCCTCTGCCGGATAGCGTTCCTCACGCCCGTATGGAGCGAGGGAGCCCCCGCTCCATGAGAGGCCGGCAGGGGTCACGCAGAGGGAGGAACTACCCTTGCTCATCAAAACAACCATCGCCGGCGTAGCGGTGGTAGTCTTTGCCTCTTCGCCAGTGGCTCACACCCAGTATGCCATCCAGCAGAGCGTCTTTGGCAACGGTACGGCAACGGCGGCCGACAGCGCCTTCAGGCTTATTGCCACTGTGGGCCAGGCGACAGCGGGAGTCACTAGCAGCGCCACCCATACTGCGCGCAGTGGTTTCTGGCAT from candidate division KSB1 bacterium includes these protein-coding regions:
- a CDS encoding CHAT domain-containing protein, with translation MWRCGPASLLLLLTALGWSQGIEQGFVEDFAGRRLGPAWHVIRWTGSPWSYHVPSQFSLTEHPGHLRFRLGAMVMDSPQPSFAGYWYYPSLSLRRRIHGTSWGCLIKVTYFLPLANMREFYTDIRFGSPDHPGLLLRFLRSRDIEPQFDVHTVTISGAEQSLQASILHAEDRWDREVFTYYYRVVREDRTLTVQWSADGSSYATALVFTMASELTREQWISISGSAWFTPSGSYADYDYVAVVPAGQLYSSEVALPEQVVCAEEPRLGTRTHTSISTRLAHLERLVKETEEVTPHLIDDEFKARFVASRMWVYEQVMAVLWELHQRYPHKGYQREAFRYAERAKARAFLQLLAEGKVHAHDEVSSGLTARQHQLLERLAELEERLSRKDLSEGHKRSAAQELSQTIAGLGNLRSELAHENPRYAQLLYPEPLPMDALQGDLPERAVFLQFFLGDQRSYLWAVTRDTVLMYALPSRGDIERHAAFYVDLLSATPPIASWAEAGHHLFCELFGQLPREMLRERHLIIAPDGVLNYLPFGALLIQTPDYFLANDCAISYAPSASARHMLRQWYDERPGSWQYQIVALGDPELPRQTWESASSFNLKRLKHARHEVKRVARLFPQHTALARVGHDANESFAKGQQVRHARFVHFATHSVLDETVLCRSGLLLAPDKEAGEDGHLRMSEVFDLRLDAELVVLSACQTARGRLFRGEGVRGLTSAFLYAGASSVLVSLWNVDDRSTQRLMEAFYRHLAQGVTKADALHRAQTELRRDKAYAHPFYWAPFVLIGDER
- a CDS encoding FecR domain-containing protein encodes the protein MNHRHGSLSVSAVLVLFIVAWVLLIVSTSRAQVTSTVTVPGDASFRSYGYGGLFCGPGGAPVDVGLNLSGLDTCMVAISASGSVVAAGQASHNPDGMILSGTYRAAGGVTYGPGSCVPGSKAARGLPVPSGCFGSLIGLFVGEKLEALGRPFQVGSSAELSIPKGARRLLLAVNDDGYCDNGGAFQVTAQLQARELLFSPLGMLRAITGQVWLSGFGAMSGTPAYHKDRIATGANGSAQADLSNGYQVRTASSTDFTLEISASAACELQTRGKMNKGEGFFKRLKRLLRPPSKFEIHTPTCVLGVRGTAFSVSVDSTGPSTVVTVFEDTVDILSSSDGEVLATLWATGDGHCQRAVIDSAGVVHGPVWVDGDSADYSFPPYQEVPPDTLPPELFGLTDQILPGGTIRLGGRVRDDLAPACRVYVTARPGRYENVLQPVALTGPNELGEFSLEVTLMDGSRPASVLLAISDPAHNVAWHDLQVPLARHTWFVDSANVSGIEDGSAEHPFNTVQEGINAAGLGDTVRVAAGTYREHLEVGWDSDVTLVGAGPSRTVVWPQTYAGAALRVGEQSKVAVQGMAFHGADCAIDLGKKAGLRLENFLIEYCRRGLNTSGIDAEIDARRGRISHCQIGVHGGEHLPIRLTNILFERIGLDHAGDAGVVADGTVEIVNCTFGEHYGEDYSVPAIEILNGPVTIRNTIIWNCGWAVKGKTEECQVEYSCFGGLEHVPGAYYRDCSQGGTNLPYGTNPLFVAPHYPDYDYHLLPTSPCIDAGDPSDDYSLEPEPNGGRIDMGAYGNTAEATPSGLGAVLFLPDTSVQSGASIGIPVTVSTDSSIALAQFVIDFDSACVAFVGAQVGADAPGFAVSSVNDNLPFAPEGYGPLNKNVLVQISGGGAACFSGSEKRVVLLQFTVLGAPGWMTWLRFDTRPSHCFLTTSNLKDIGAGNIRFRHGSVSVLNEYAISGQVSYCTSARPVPQAQVLLDGQVVATTDYAGNYLIPTLLAGTYSLNVQKHGDLRGAISGADALALLRHLAFLPPPLNQCQLRAGDLTGDGNISGADAIALLRYLAFFTTGTGRAGIWVFEPDAALVSGPPDTRQEFVANLLGDVTQNWASSPTGLERISPLASETSLPTESENVGAQWTTKAKVILPDTTIVPGSKVALPILVTTDSVIALAQFVINYDSTAIRVDSVRVGRNAANFFLRSNTSLPFSASFPNGKNLLVQVWSADPSQGFTGDSAEVALLHISGIGTAEQWSPLVIDSEPERTFLTTPNLYDIRAAEILFIPGRVSLPVELISFQAQFEHNRVRLNWIAAAEHGAFAYEVERSRDNVTFVTIGRVNAQPSGREATSYEFVDFAAASGVTYYRLKQLHQDGTMSYSAPIRVDIPAPRAFQLHQNYPNPFNMETTIRYELARRTRIVLIVSDPLGREVRRLVQDSHEPGYYSAVWDGRDDFGRDLPSGVYFLRLSGEGFAPMVRKAALIK
- a CDS encoding zf-HC2 domain-containing protein, giving the protein MPHLTIHQLLELQELGGSKALATEAAEHLQRCGRCRELYLLLNAIATQWSRSDRREFLQAGRTCLKEAEVASYLEGESESQRHAVEEHLLSCRRCLHAVLDSYRLLHAPASGEPEEVPVWALRKAQAMVRPKFGQRLRHLLAGWRGAFTNVPVGWRWAGAAATLIALVALTSVLGPLSPKQIARRGQVASGQLKLYAPRSTAWVQPEELRFRWQAISKAREYRVVVLDAIGDTTWTVLSTRAEAVPPPGMVEFRVGATYFWTVEAHLEDGSAVSSGLGCFGITSK
- a CDS encoding sigma-70 family RNA polymerase sigma factor; this translates as MSEELFLRLLDEDDCQAWQFFVTTYSRFVLRIVGHFVTDYDDKMDAFLFVCQGLAANRLKRLKGFRKDPDVPCKFTTWLVPVVRNLVIDWFRHKRGRKRLSKAVAALPPPAQWVFRYCFQLGYAPAEAFELIRQRHAPTVRFDEVRAAIGQIREALGGSRVWEVLQASQRGAPMLPAESGVGEEERAGVELTDGQPPPDAQADREQLRAVLHRLIEELPPQEKLLLRLRFDEGLSPAEIAGLLRYPHVRVVYQGIRQAVHHLRVRLRKEGWKSDDFAALTQETPP